The following are encoded together in the Candidatus Aegiribacteria sp. genome:
- a CDS encoding GyrI-like domain-containing protein, giving the protein MEAKTLTLEPMKVLSVKHRGSYFKIDTAFRKLAAFVEEQGIEVSDARWLGVYFDDPESVPEEELRSKACVTIKNDIELPENSDISIGEIPGGLYAATRHSGSYKGLGQSWGELYGAWIPQNGFKPGNTPCFEIYIKGHEETEEESEFLTDLYAPVEPV; this is encoded by the coding sequence ATGGAAGCAAAAACATTAACACTCGAACCTATGAAGGTTCTGAGCGTCAAGCACCGAGGGTCATACTTCAAGATTGATACTGCGTTCAGAAAACTTGCCGCCTTCGTAGAGGAACAGGGTATCGAAGTATCGGATGCCAGGTGGCTGGGTGTTTACTTCGACGATCCGGAATCGGTTCCCGAAGAGGAACTCAGGTCCAAGGCATGTGTAACAATCAAGAATGATATCGAACTTCCGGAAAACAGCGACATCAGCATCGGTGAAATTCCGGGTGGTCTTTATGCCGCCACCAGACACTCCGGTTCCTACAAAGGTTTAGGACAATCATGGGGTGAACTGTACGGAGCATGGATCCCGCAAAACGGATTCAAACCGGGAAACACTCCCTGCTTTGAGATTTACATCAAGGGTCATGAGGAGACCGAGGAAGAATCCGAATTTCTCACAGATCTTTACGCACCTGTCGAGCCTGTGTAG
- a CDS encoding DUF2259 domain-containing protein, whose protein sequence is MTILLCIFIPAVFYGSFPVQEPYLEIVGFSEDGCHLAYTLTGEYEGSAFPYCEIYILDLETGDVTETFFGVDETQSISCSLLMDNLITSHEEDFTEYGIAFGDHGVLLEFPPLDSPPDAEIVSFIVHGDVVGFPEGLYSLDLFQITTDSLTEYYEMNPSFCVLNLTRAENSISSNLLDSSISPLIEYTVYRYRQNGFLLHPSGYFVVFIACTVEGFEIPETVIIPLVFSFTSNDGTCELM, encoded by the coding sequence ATGACAATTTTACTTTGTATATTCATTCCCGCTGTTTTTTACGGCAGCTTCCCTGTTCAGGAGCCTTATCTGGAAATAGTGGGTTTTTCAGAAGATGGATGTCACCTGGCCTATACATTAACAGGTGAATATGAGGGCAGTGCGTTTCCCTATTGTGAAATTTATATACTTGATCTGGAAACCGGTGATGTTACCGAAACTTTCTTCGGTGTTGACGAAACTCAATCGATCTCCTGCAGTCTATTAATGGACAATCTCATCACCTCCCATGAAGAAGATTTCACCGAATATGGAATTGCATTTGGAGATCACGGAGTTCTTCTGGAATTTCCTCCGCTGGATTCTCCTCCAGATGCTGAAATAGTTAGTTTTATCGTACACGGTGATGTTGTCGGCTTTCCTGAGGGTCTTTACTCCCTTGACCTCTTCCAGATTACGACAGACAGCCTCACAGAGTACTACGAGATGAATCCATCCTTCTGCGTTCTTAATCTTACCAGGGCTGAAAACAGCATTTCTTCAAATCTTCTTGACAGTAGCATTTCACCCCTGATTGAATATACGGTATACCGTTACCGCCAGAATGGATTTCTTCTTCATCCATCAGGCTATTTTGTTGTCTTTATCGCATGCACGGTTGAAGGCTTTGAGATTCCAGAAACTGTGATCATCCCCCTGGTTTTCTCTTTTACATCCAATGATGGCACTTGCGAGTTGATGTAA